One part of the Anopheles merus strain MAF chromosome 3L, AmerM5.1, whole genome shotgun sequence genome encodes these proteins:
- the LOC121600089 gene encoding BAG family molecular chaperone regulator 2 isoform X1, whose protein sequence is MISAPVFGGTASSSGNRAATTGGTESMEVDMFVSDVMVGVMDAMGGGSGGAVASTSSEWPRSPRVDEAGSSWLNKPPMERFIDILDQLDTKVESLRKEAMVLRDKKDFLAMSVDLLKNNEYLSGLNENEREEIDCYVQRISSRLGTVELNVCTVRDQAQEDSLHHVNSLIDLIIASADPVISRQKCQQYLNACSTTDTSVYTDVDPHTVCTDKKFESVLLGCTLDDQKTIKKRLQALLVYLTQQTIVH, encoded by the exons ATGATATCGGCACCCGTGTTTGGTGGAACAGCATCCTCGTCCGGCAATCGAGCGGCAACGACCGGCGGCACCGAAAGCATGGAGGTGGACATGTTTGTGTCGGACGTGATGGTCGGTGTGATGGATGCGATGGGTGGTGGTAGCGGTGGTGCTGTCGCCTCCACCAGCTCCGAGTGGCCCCGGTCGCCCCGCGTCGATGAGGCCGGCAGCAGCTGGCTGAACAAACCACCGATGGAAAG GTTCATCGATATCCTTGACCAGCTGGACACGAAGGTGGAATCGCTTCGCAAGGAGGCAATGGTGCTGCGCGACAAGAAGGACTTTCTGGCAATGTCGGTGGATCTGCTCAAGAACAACGAATACCTGTCCGGACTAAATGaga ATGAGCGTGAAGAGATTGACTGTTACGTGCAGCGGATCAGCAGCCGACTCGGAACGGTCGAGCTGAACGTGTGCACGGTGCGCGACCAGGCGCAGGAAGATTCGCTGCACCACGTCAACAGCCTGATCGATCTGATCATCGCGAGCGCCGACCCGGTAATTTCGCGCCAAAAGTGCCAACAGTATCTGAACGCGTGCAGCACCACCGACACGAGCGTGTACACGGACGTCGACCCGCACACGGTCTGTACGGACAAAAAGTTCGAGAGCGTCCTGCTCGGCTGCACGCTCGACGATCAGAAGACGATCAAGAAGCGGCTGCAGGCGCTGCTGGTCTACCTGACCCAGCAAACGATCGTCCACTGA
- the LOC121600079 gene encoding general transcription factor IIH subunit 4, producing MSEAKSSQGNSGTTSKGSSSSGSSLITKPANLECKDLEEYLKSRPPEVLEKLYNYPAICLAVYRELPEIARQFVIRILFVEQPIPQAVVSSWATQVYAKENTSVSQVLTELGVWRSAAYPGGLAAWELCPTFKKNLKIALLGGGRPWSMSNALDPDQKSRDIDFLDTYAMSRWRCVLHYMVGAGSSKGMEGEGISPDAVRILLHANLMKRDESDGSPVITRQGFQFLLLDTQAQVWHFMLQYLDTCEARGLNLPECLSMLFQLSFSTLGRDYSSEGLSPGLLTFLQHLREFGLVYQRKRKEGRFYPTRLAHNITSKNATHATTLAQDQESNATKDKGYIIVETNYRVYAYTDSNLQVALLGLFTELLYRFPNLVVGVLSRDSVRQAFRGGITAEQIISYLEQHAHPTMLTVEQAINSKSSLPPTVVDQIKLWENERNRFTYTEGVVYNQFLSQADFITLRDYAQSIGVMIWQNERIRTMVVTKNGHDDVKKFWKRYSKGGS from the exons ATGTCGGAGGCTAAGAGCAGCCAAGGTAACAGCGGCACCACCAGCAAAGGATCGTCCTCGTCCGGCTCGTCGCTCATCACCAAACCGGCTAATTTAGAATGCAAAGATTTGGAAGAGTATCTGAAATCGCGACCGCCCGAGGTGCTGGAAAAGCTGTACAACTACCCCGCCATCTGTCTCGCCGTTTATCG CGAGCTGCCAGAAATAGCGCGCCAATTCGTTATAAGAATTCTGTTCGTCGAGCAACCGATTCCACAAGCGGTCGTGTCCTCGTGGGCAACACAGGTCTACGCAAA GGAAAACACATCCGTCTCGCAGGTGCTGACCGAGCTGGGTGTATGGCGGAGCGCGGCCTATCCGGGCGGGCTGGCCGCCTGGGAGCTGTGCCCAACGTTCAAGAAGAACCTCAAGATCGCACTGCTGGGCGGCGGCCGGCCCTGGTCGATGTCGAACGCGCTCGATCCGGACCAGAAGTCGCGCGACATCGACTTCCTGGACACGTACGCCATGTCCCGGTGGCGCTGCGTGCTGCACTATATGGTTGGTGCCGGTAGCTCCAAGGGCATGGAGGGGGAAGGCATCTCGCCGGACGCGGTGCGCATCCTGCTGCACGCCAATCTGATGAAGCGGGACGAGTCGGACGGCAGCCCGGTCATCACCCGGCAGGGCTTCCAGTTTCTGCTGCTCGACACGCAGGCCCAGGTGTGGCACTTTATGCTGCAGTATCTCGATACGTGCGAGGCGCGCGGCCTCAACCTGCCCGAGTGTCTGTCGATGCTGTTCCAGCTTAGCTTCAGCACGCTCGGCCGGGACTACAGCTCCGAGGGGCTCAGCCCGGGCCTGCTTACCTTCCTGCAGCATTTGCGCGAGTTCGGGCTGGTGTACCAGCGGAAGCGCAAGGAGGGCCGGTTCTATCCGACGCGCCTGGCGCACAACATCACCTCGAAAAACGCTACCCACGCCACGACGCTCGCCCAGGACCAGGAATCGAACGCGACCAAGGACAAGGGCTACATCATCGTCGAGACGAACTATCGCGTGTACGCGTACACCGACTCGAACCTGCAGGTGGCCCTGCTCGGCCTGTTCACCGAGCTGCTGTACCGGTTTCCCAACCTGGTGGTCGGTGTGCTGTCGCGCGATTCCGTCCGGCAAGCGTTCCGGGGCGGCATTACGGCGGAGCAGATCATCAGCTACCTGGAGCAGCATGCCCACCCGACGATGCTGACGGTGGAGCAGGCGATCAACAGCAAATCCTCCCTGCCGCCCACGGTCGTCGATCAGATAAAGCTGTGGGAGAACGAACGGAACCGGTTCACCTACACCGAGGGCGTCGTGTACAATCAGTTCCTGTCGCAGGCCGACTTTATCACGCTGCGCGATTACGCCCAATCGATCGGCGTGATGATCTGGCAGAACGAGCGCATCCGCACGATGGTGGTCACGAAGAACGGGCACGACGATGTGAAAAAGTTCTGGAAACGGTACTCCAAGGGTGGCAGTTAG
- the LOC121599417 gene encoding zinc finger protein Xfin-like produces the protein MEEPPPPPPPAAPSPHGTKSEPMTAAAPNEATQRSAAAVGGRMVVVCRICLSTRPRMISIHSPVPEYDQKTLYAMLLSVCLPLNQRETVQGLPEQICRNCQWKLLSAYDLYETTLASDEQLRAETSRKPPTGKVTLAGEVLQPADAPTADDGLIRVKEETPDDGYEEHGYGPGGRAEEEDVPGAVYDASGEMSMLSIQPDVSLLTEEGGREPGEEEEGDDANLLEESKADLPDPMEAFVDEHYQQDEDSGNHVCGLCKQDFAYKSQCRMHIAQKHNPAKPFKCDVCYCTLTSHLRLVRHKIVTHGAGQIKREDVIEAQNDSTGEMTYTCPICRKVFNSSVRFKRHRNVHVVHNRPFKCEVCLYRFATKPQLTQHAKVHDEKSVSPGSSEVGEYPCDRCEEVFVAKRALTMHLKKAHQVYRVPGGARPDEQRERSEYVCIICKATFARETVLNTHMKMHELLAAEKEKERRLDLERLVKQELQQQMQQSVPPLPPLSPEETDQPSCVLDPVALGLVPVAKAQGGAASGTDNNNSSTSINNNSPPGGSGGPSGLKRKLSLPPAPPSDMAYVCPVCDTEFDEREALKKHQKEQHTRLQVGIVSSRMGESGTPTGGGGHSQPRMMPRLTALPGMKMRLLDGKRIMDKKRRLLPDPTDDDVELIEHDESLDNDGHSTGGLIPIDDSPRGIERRQTASGATASTPTEEPSQFQCDLCHKKFPYNCYLTMHMRKNHDKSKPYGCKVCHYRFGYRGTLLRHQLIHSSQRVQPGSHGSIIFKCRICSAKFLELRQLNMHLKGHRKVPEEPEPNQQVQLIRCNECPQIFSNPNQLARHMVKEHQQEQQESEDDELYNSDRLFQHQQQADLAMYPSSSSLRGDGGGRTTTNDLKHNSEQSKDGHGAALINDDISIIKLEPNFD, from the exons ATGGAGgaaccgccgccgccgccaccacccgCTGCACCGTCGCCACACGGGACGAAAAGTGAACCGATGACAGCGGCCGCACCGAACGAAGCCACACAACGGTCGGCCGCTGCCGTCGGTGGCAGGATGGTGGTAGTGTGTCGGATCTGTCTCTCCACCCGTCCGCGCATGATATCCATCCACAGTCCGGTGCCGGAGTACGACCAGAAGACGCTGTACGCCATGCTGCTGTCCGTGTGCTTGCCGCTGAACCAGCGCGAAACGGTGCAGGGCTTGCCGGAACAGATCTGCCGCAACTGCCAGTGGAAGCTGCTGTCGGCGTACGATCTGTACGAGACGACGCTGGCCAGCGACGAGCAGCTGCGCGCCGAAACGTCCCGGAAACCACCGACCGGGAAGGTGACACTGGCCGGCGAGGTGTTGCAGCCGGCGGATGCACCGACAGCGGACGACGGCTTGATCCGTGTGAAGGAAGAAACGCCCGACGACGGGTACGAGGAGCACGGGTACGGACCGGGCGGTAGGGCCGAAGAGGAGGACGTCCCGGGCGCGGTGTACGACGCGAGCGGGGAGATGAGCATGCTCAGCATTCAACCCGACGTAAGCCTGCTGACGGAGGAGGGGGGCCGCGAGCCgggcgaggaggaggagggagaCGACGCCAACCTGCTGGAGGAGTCGAAAGCCGACCTGCCCGATCCGATGGAAGCGTTCGTGGACGAGCACTACCAGCAGGACGAGGACAGTGGCAACCACGTGTGCGGGCTGTGCAAGCAGGACTTTGCGTACAAGAGCCAGTGCCGGATGCACATCGCGCAAAAGCACAACCCGGCCAAACCGTTCAAGTGCGACGTGTGCTACTGCACGCTCACCAGCCACCTGCGCCTGGTGCGGCACAAGATCGTGACGCACGGCGCCGGCCAGATCAAGCGGGAGGACGTGATCGAGGCGCAGAACGACAGCACCGGCGAGATGACGTACACGTGCCCGATCTGCCGGAAGGTGTTCAACTCGTCCGTGCGCTTCAAGCGCCACCGGAACGTGCACGTGGTGCACAATCGGCCGTTCAAGTGTGAGGTGTGCCTGTACCGGTTCGCCACCAAGCCGCAGCTGACGCAGCACGCCAAGGTGCACGACGAGAAGAGCGTGTCGCCGGGCAGCTCGGAGGTGGGCGAGTACCCGTGCGACCGCTGCGAGGAGGTGTTCGTGGCGAAGCGCGCCCTCACGATGCACCTGAAGAAGGCGCACCAGGTGTACCGGGTGCCGGGCGGGGCGCGGCCGGACGAGCAGCGCGAACGCAGCGAGTACGTGTGCATCATCTGCAAGGCGACGTTTGCGCGCGAAACCGTCCTCAACACGCACATGAAGATGCACGAGCTGCTGGCGgcggagaaggagaaggaacGGCGGCTCGATCTCGAGCGGCTGGTCAAGCaggagctgcagcagcagatgcagCAGAGCGTGCCACCGCTGCCGCCCCTCTCGCCGGAGGAAACCGATCAGCCGTCCTGCGTGCTCGATCCGGTGGCGCTCGGGCTGGTGCCGGTGGCAAAGGCGCAAGGCGGAGCGGCATCCGGCACGGAcaataacaacagcagcacgagcatcaacaacaacagtccACCCGGCGGCTCCGGTGGTCCGAGCGGGCTGAAGCGGAAGCTGTCCCTGCCGCCGGCACCGCCGAGCGACATGGCGTACGTGTGTCCGGTGTGCGACACCGAGTTCGATGAGCGGGAAGCGCTGAAGAAGCACCAGAAGGAGCAGCACACCCGGCTGCAGGTTGGCATCGTGTCGTCGAGGATGGGTGAGTCCGGCACGCCGACCGGTGGGGGGGGACATTCGCAGCCGCGGATGATGCCACGGTTGACCGCCCTGCCCGGGATGAAAATGCGCCTACTGGATGGGAAGCGGATAATGGACAAAAAGCGACGCCTACTGCCCGACCCAACCG ATGATGACGTTGAGCTAATAGAGCACGACGAATCGCTAGACAACGACGGCCACAGCACTGGCGGCCTAATACCGATAGATGACAGTCCGCGGGGCATTGAACGGCGGCAGACCGCATCCGGTGCTACCGCGTCAACGCCCACTGAAGAACCGTCCCAGTTCCAGTGCGACCTCTGCCATAAAAAGTTCCCCTACAACTGCTACCTAACGATGCACATGCGTAAAAATCACGACAAATCCAAACCGTACGGCTGCAAGGTGTGCCATTACCGCTTCGGGTACCGCGGTACGCTGCTGCGCCACCAGCTGATCCACTCGTCCCAGCGTGTCCAGCCCGGCAGCCACGGTTCAATCATCTTCAAGTGCCGCATCTGTTCGGCCAAATTTCTCGAGCTAAGGCAGCTGAATATGCATCTGAAAGGGCACCGGAAGGTGCCGGAAGAGCCAGAGCCCAACCAGCAGGTGCAGCTGATTCGCTGCAACGAGTGTCCGCAAATCTTTAGCAACCCGAACCAGCTCGCACGGCACATGGTGAAGGAGCatcagcaggagcagcaaGAGAGCGAGGACGACGAGCTATACAATTCCGACCGATTAtttcagcaccagcagcaagccGACCTGGCCATGTATCCGTCCTCTTCGTCGTTAAGAGGTGACGGTGGTGGTCGTACCACCACGAACGATCTCAAGCATAATTCCGAACAGTCGAAAGACGGCCACGGCGCTGCACTCATAAACGACGATATATCGATCATCAAGCTGGAGCCAAACTTTGATTAA
- the LOC121600086 gene encoding luciferin sulfotransferase-like encodes MASAFTITDIETDLACPGASSFVQIQLNDLTDYPLASAGGSTPPAAIVPAKFRNYADQVRDFRVYDDDVWIVTYPKCGTTLTQEMVWLIAHDLDYQTARDVNLNTRSHFLEIGAIADKIPVDTVTVAASMKRPRHIKSHLPMALLPRQLWTVKPRIVYVARNPKDVAVSYLHHYRMIMGYRGTKEAFLDGLLEDRVMFCPQIRHALDFWTLKEEPNVLFLTYESMKRDLRSILPKVCTFFGKSFTDDQLDALTMHLSFDEMKKNPSTNNDQMVRSAMKMNGRKGEQFEFMRKGIVGDFRNELSEEYIEKFDRFIEQQLAGSDFKYDL; translated from the exons ATGGCCAGTGCGTTCACCATTACCGATATCGAGACGGATCTGGCCTGCCCGGGTGCGTCCTCCTTCGTCCAGATACAGTTGAACGATCTGACCGATTATCCGTTGGCCTCGGCCGGCGGCAGTACGCCACCAGCAGCGATCGTGCCGGCCAAGTTTCGCAACTACGCCGATCAGGTGCGCGACTTCCGCGTGTACGACGATGACGTGTGGATCGTGACGTACCCAAAGTGTGGCACCACCTTGACGCAGGAGATGGTCTGGCTGATCGCTCACGACCTGGACTATCAAACGGCCCGTGACGTCAATCTCAACACGCGATCCCATTTTCTGGA aATCGGAGCCATTGCAGACAAGATACCGGTCGATACGGTGACGGTAGCAGCCAGCATGAAGCGTCCGCGGCACATTAAATCCCACCTGCCGATGGCGCTACTGCCCCGCCAGCTGTGGACGGTAAAGCCGCGCATCGTGTACGTCGCCCGCAACCCGAAGGATGTGGCCGTGTCCTACCTGCACCACTATCGGATGATTATGGGCTACCGGGGCACCAAGGAAGCCTTCCTCGATGGGCTGCTCGAGGATCGGGTAATGTTTTGTCCACAAATTAGGCATGCGCTCGATTTTTGGACGCTGAAAGAGGAACCCAACGTACTGTTTCTGACGTACGAAAGCATGAAGCGA GATCTGCGAAGCATTTTGCCCAAAGTGTGTACCTTTTTCGGGAAAAGCTTCACCGATGATCAGCTGGATGCGTTGACCATGCATTTATCGTTCGATGAGATGAAGA AAAATCCATCAACAAACAACGATCAGATGGtacgaagtgcgatgaaaaTGAATGGCCGCAAAGGGGAACAATTTGA GTTTATGCGAAAAGGAATTGTTGGAGATTTTCGAAATGAGCTGTCGGAAGAGTACATCGAGAAGTTTGATCGCTTCATCGAGCAGCAGCTTGCCGGTAGTGATTTCAAGTACGATTTATAA
- the LOC121600088 gene encoding luciferin sulfotransferase-like, protein MIRYEKYSNQYTDRIDCPGTEKHYRLTRADQWCIMIEKFLPLVSPIQQMAVYEDDVWVITYPKCGTTWTQEMVWLLNNGLDYARAGKLTLEERFPFLELSGALSLMDGDSVGRVQDLPRPRHIKCHLPVMLLPDAIRTVRPKIIYVSRNPKDAATSFYHHYRNIVGYDGPREHFFDAFLNDSLIYAPFSEHVRAYWEWSKQPAGANCLFLTYEQMKRDLRAVIGRVSSFLGKRYTEREVDELEKHLSVESMRNNKSCNMDDLLEWARNTTHSEERKQLSKTNFQFIRSGTVGSYRHDMDDDYIQRFEEYERAATEGTDFDFFF, encoded by the exons ATGATACGGTACGAAAAGTACAGCAACCAGTACACCGATCGGATCGACTGCCCGGGCACGGAGAAGCACTACCGGTTGACGCGTGCGGACCAGTGGTGCATCATGATCGAGAAGTTCCTGCCGCTGGTAAGTCCCATACAGCAGATGGCCGTTTACGAGGACGATGTGTGGGTCATCACGTACCCCAAGTGTGGCACCACCTGGACCCAGGAAATGGTTTGGCTGCTGAACAACGGGCTCGATTATGCGCGCGCAGGCAAGCTAACGCTCGAGGAACGCTTCCCTTTTCTGGA GCTCTCCGGTGCACTTTCGCTAATGGATGGTGATTCGGTCGGTCGAGTGCAAGATTTACCCCGCCCGCGCCACATTAAGTGCCACCTGCCGGTGATGCTTCTGCCGGACGCGATTCGTACGGTGCGGCCTAAAATTATCTACGTCTCGCGCAACCCGAAGGATGCGGCCACATCCTTCTACCATCACTATCGCAACATCGTGGGCTATGACGGTCCGAGGGAGCACTTTTTTGACGCCTTTCTGAACGATAGTCTCATCTATGCACCGTTCAGTGAGCATGTGCGTGCGTACTGGGAATGGAGCAAGCAGCCGGCTGGTGCGAACTGTCTCTTCCTAACGTACGAACAGATGAAGCGCGATTTGCGGGCAGTGATTGGGCGGGTTAGCAGCTTCCTGGGCAAGCGGTACACCGAGCGCGAGGTGGACGAGCTGGAAAAGCATCTTTCCGTGGAATCGATGAGAA ACAACAAATCGTGCAACATGGACGATCTGCTGGAATGGGCCCGGAACACCACCCACAGTGAGGAGCGTAAGCAGCTCTCGAAAACGAACTTCCA GTTCATACGCAGCGGTACGGTTGGATCCTACCGCCACGACATGGACGATGATTACATCCAACGCTTCGAGGAGTACGAAAGGGCCGCCACCGAGGGCAcggattttgattttttcttctaa
- the LOC121600089 gene encoding BAG family molecular chaperone regulator 2 isoform X2: MGDEWSRARGGGGRCAKRSRFDQQFDAEFGPSAVTSTTRFIDILDQLDTKVESLRKEAMVLRDKKDFLAMSVDLLKNNEYLSGLNENEREEIDCYVQRISSRLGTVELNVCTVRDQAQEDSLHHVNSLIDLIIASADPVISRQKCQQYLNACSTTDTSVYTDVDPHTVCTDKKFESVLLGCTLDDQKTIKKRLQALLVYLTQQTIVH, from the exons ATGGGTGACGAATGGTCGCGTGCgagaggtggtggtggtagatgCGCCAAGCGGTCCCGTTTCGATCAGCAGTTCGATGCCGAGTTCGGGCCTTCGGCAGTGACCAGCACGACAAG GTTCATCGATATCCTTGACCAGCTGGACACGAAGGTGGAATCGCTTCGCAAGGAGGCAATGGTGCTGCGCGACAAGAAGGACTTTCTGGCAATGTCGGTGGATCTGCTCAAGAACAACGAATACCTGTCCGGACTAAATGaga ATGAGCGTGAAGAGATTGACTGTTACGTGCAGCGGATCAGCAGCCGACTCGGAACGGTCGAGCTGAACGTGTGCACGGTGCGCGACCAGGCGCAGGAAGATTCGCTGCACCACGTCAACAGCCTGATCGATCTGATCATCGCGAGCGCCGACCCGGTAATTTCGCGCCAAAAGTGCCAACAGTATCTGAACGCGTGCAGCACCACCGACACGAGCGTGTACACGGACGTCGACCCGCACACGGTCTGTACGGACAAAAAGTTCGAGAGCGTCCTGCTCGGCTGCACGCTCGACGATCAGAAGACGATCAAGAAGCGGCTGCAGGCGCTGCTGGTCTACCTGACCCAGCAAACGATCGTCCACTGA
- the LOC121600082 gene encoding luciferin sulfotransferase-like, with amino-acid sequence MTFEYIDIEDPVFKATCRERNEEDYVLVRCNDYANVPINLPNWTPDPVCLSRRFEQIGQTIKDMEVRPDDVWIVTYPKSGTTWTQELIWLVCNGLDFQRAKDVPLDARFPFIDLSGLRDLPEPFNPLRDALAMSSPRFIKTHLPPAFLPNALWTVRPKLVYVRRNPKSVAVSYYHHSVSLHCYRGTLDQFVRSMMNELVYYSPYHKHLIEYSELRYPNMLSLCFEDMKRDLPGAIRQVCRFFDKSYTDEQLAALAHHLDFGQMRQNTAVNRRQWIEYNLQQTNRPDRVNDNDMQFIRRGETDGWKRELTGELIEALDRWTLDRVPKDSKYAALFQ; translated from the exons ATGACGTTCGAGTACATCGACATCGAAGATCCCGTCTTTAAGGCTACCTGTCGCGAACGTAACGAGGAAGACTACGTCCTCGTGCGCTGCAACGACTACGCCAACGTGCCGATCAACCTTCCCAACTGGACGCCGGACCCGGTCTGCCTGTCGCGGCGCTTCGAGCAGATAGGACAAACGATCAAGGACATGGAAGTGCGACCGGATGACGTGTGGATCGTAACGTACCCCAAGAGCGGCACCACCTGGACCCAGGAGCTGATCTGGCTCGTCTGCAACGGGCTCGACTTCCAGCGAGCGAAAGACGTCCCGCTCGATGCACGCTTTCCCTTCATTGA CCTCTCCGGACTGCGCGACCTTCCGGAACCGTTCAATCCGTTGCGCGATGCACTCGCAATGTCATCGCCGCGCTTCATCAAAACACACCTGCCGCCAGCCTTCCTACCGAACGCGCTCTGGACCGTTCGCCCCAAGCTTGTGTACGTGCGCCGGAATCCCAAATCGGTTGCCGTCTCGTACTACCACCATTCCGTCTCCCTGCACTGCTACCGCGGTACGCTAGACCAGTTCGTGCGCTCGATGATGAACGAGCTGGTGTACTACTCACCGTACCACAAGCATCTGATCGAGTACAGTGAGCTGCGCTACCCGAACATGCTGTCGCTGTGCTTCGAGGACATGAAGCGTGATCTACCCGGTGCCATTAGGCAGGTTTGCCGCTTTTTCGACAAATCGTACACCGACGAGCAGCTGGCAGCGCTCGCCCACCATCTCGACTTTGGCCAGATGCGTCAAAATACGGCCGTCAATCGCAGACAGTGGATCGAGTACAATCTCCAGCAAACGAACCGGCCGGACCGGGTGAACGACAACGACATGCAGTTCATCCGGCGCGGTGAGACGGACGGCTGGAAGAGGGAGCTGACGGGCGAGCTGATCGAGGCGCTCGATCGCTGGACGTTGGACAGGGTCCCCAAGGATAGCAAATATGCGGCCCTGTTTCAATGA
- the LOC121600084 gene encoding luciferin sulfotransferase-like, with the protein MPIFCALISQSCNGDRLVCAHQDHTRKQMASFTFTDAPSDSAERGYDFRNTLIQLTDLTDYPLAGRHNVPPAAMFVSSKYRNYAEQVRDFRVYEDDVWIVTFPKSGTTWTEEMVWLINHDLDYETARNVKLNTRSTFLEFGAIADRYDVDTVALAANSERPRQIKSHLLLPLLPRQLWTVRPRIVYVARNPKDVAVSYFHHCQTLVGYRGDRGAFFDDLLNDRITFCPMIQHVLSFWALKDEPNVLFLTYESMKRDLRGLLPKVCQFLNKSYTDTQLDELAVHLSFSEMKKNPATNKHDMVQHTLRSNQREGAPFEFMRKGIVGDYRNEMPEEYSERFDQFVAEQTAGSDFKFDYE; encoded by the exons ATGCCTATATTCTGCGCCCTCATATCACAGTCTTGCAACGGCGATCGACTGGTGTGTGCACACCAGGACCATACGAGAAAACAGATGGCATCATTTACATTTACCGACGCACCGAGCGATTCAGCGGAACGTGGGTACGATTTCCGCAACACGCTCATACAGCTGACCGACCTAACGGACTACCCGCTGGCCGGGCGTCACAACGTACCACCGGCCGCAATGTTTGTGTCTAGCAAGTATCGCAACTACGCCGAGCAGGTGCGCGACTTCCGCGTGTACGAGGATGATGTGTGGATTGTGACCTTTCCCAAAAGTGGCACCACCTGGACGGAGGAGATGGTCTGGCTGATCAATCACGATCTGGACTACGAGACGGCGCGTAATGTTAAGCTCAACACACGCTCAACTTTTCTGGA ATTCGGTGCAATTGCGGATCGTTACGATGTTGATACGGTCGCCCTCGCCGCCAACAGTGAGCGCCCGCGGCAAATCAAATCCCATCTGctactgccgctgctgccgcgcCAGCTGTGGACGGTGAGGCCGCGCATCGTTTACGTCGCCCGCAACCCGAAGGATGTGGCCGTCTCGTACTTTCACCACTGCCAGACGCTGGTCGGCTACCGGGGGGATAGGGGAGCATTTTTTGACGATCTGCTGAACGATCGCATAACGTTCTGTCCGATGATACAgcacgtgctgagcttttggGCGTTAAAGGACGAACCCAATGTGCTCTTTCTCACGTACGAAAGCATGAAAAGG GATTTGCGGGGCCTTCTACCAAAGGTGTGCCAATTCCTGAACAAATCCTACACCGACACCCAGCTGGACGAGCTGGCAGTGCATTTATCGTTCAGCGAAATGAAAA AAAACCCTGCCACCAACAAACACGACATGGTACAGCACACCCTCAGGTCAAACCAACGTGAAGGTGCACCGTTTGA ATTCATGCGCAAAGGCATTGTGGGCGATTATCGCAACGAGATGCCCGAGGAGTACAGCGAACGGTTCGACCAGTTTGTGGCAGAACAAACGGCTGGCAGCGATTTCAAGTTCGACTACGAATAG